The nucleotide window CTCTTTGCCAGAGACGACAAACCGTCCTTTCTCATTCATGTGGACATGGATGGCTTCAAGCGCGTCAACGACACGCTCGGTCACCTTGCCGGGGATCATTGCCTTGAAGAAACCGGCAGGCGGCTCAGGGAAGTCTGCCGCGGTCTCGGCACTCCTTATCGGTGGGGTGGAGACGAGTTTGTTATTCTTGCGGACAGCAGCACATCCGATCCAAATCAGCTTTGTGAGCGCGCAAGGCGTCTCATGCGCCAGCCGATGGAATTCAATGGCAATCGCTTCTGGCCTACCGTCAGTATGGGGATTGCGCTCTGTCCGGACGATGCAGACAGTTTCGACACTCTTCTGGTAAACGCGGATCTGGCGCTCTACCAGTCAAAGGAAAACGGCAAAGACCGCTACACGTTCTTCAAAACAAACATGAAGGCGGAGAGCGAAACCGAGGCCCAAATCGAGCTTGAGCTTCATGATGCCGTCAAACACGATCAGTTTTATCTCGTCTTCCAGCCTCAGGTGAATTTGCGAAGCCAGGCGGTTACCGGCGTTGAAGCACTGATACGATGGACCCATCCAGAGAGGGGCGAGCTCTCACCCGGCGAGTTTTTACCTGTTGTCGAGAAAAGCAGCCTTGCCCCCATCCTTGGCGAGATCGTCATCGACAAAGCACTGGCGGCGGCAAAGAGCTGGCTCGACAGTGGCATCAACTTCGGCAGAATTTCCATCAATGTATCACCAGCTCATCTGGCCTCTGGCAAACTGGTTGAACACTTCAGCGCCGCAATGAAACGCCATGGCGTCAACCCGGAAAAGGTCACTGCAGAAGTTCTGGAATCGGTGTTTCTGAATGACAATGGATCAGGACACCTTGAGGCTCTGAAAAAACTCTATGATCTCGGCGTCCATATAGAACTGGACGATTTTGGTACGGGTTACGCATCCCTGACGCATGTTGCCGATCTTCCGATCAACGGTCTGAAGATCGACCGTTCCTTTACGCGCCAGATGCTTCAGGACGCGAAGAAGGAAGCTGTCGTCAATCAGCTGATACATCTGGCCCGCTCGTTGAATATTGGCGTGGTTTGCGAGGGCGTCGAGACAGAGGCGCAATACGACCGGTTGCGCATGATGGGCGACTTCTCCATTCAGGGCTTCCTGATCGCCAAACCCATGGTCTTCGATCAGGTGACAAACTGGATTTCGGAATCGAGCGACGACTTGTACTTCGTCCTTTAAGAGCGTTGCTCAAGGCCTTTGGCTTGGCAAAGCATGCGCCACTCCCCATGTGCTTGAGTGTAGTCACAACAGGACGATACTTATGCAATCCGACACTTCCCATCCCAAGATCGGGCTTGCGCTTGGAGGCGGTGGCGCGCGTGGTCTCGCTCATATTCCAGTTCTGGAAGCCCTGGACGATCTGGGTCTAAGACCGACACAAATCGCCGGCACTTCCATTGGCGCGATCATGGGGGCCGCTTATGCAAGCGGCCGTAGCGGAGAGCAAATTCGAGAAATTACTCTCAAGACGTTCTCGGATCGAAATGCGGTCCTTTCCCGCCTTTGGCAACTCAGGCCGAAGAAGTTTGCTGATATGTTCCGCTCAGGACCGGTTCAGTTCGACCCGGAACGCGTCCTGGAGGTGTTCATTTCAGAATTTCTTCCAGGCACCTTCGAAGACCTGGATATCCCCCTCAGGCTGATCGCAACCGACTTTTTCGGCTGTCGGGAGGTCGACTTCGATTCGGGGCCTCTTCTTCCTGCGATTGCAGCTTCGATTGCAATACCCGCCGTTTTCAGGCCTGTACGTCACAATGGACGTCATCTGATCGATGGCGGCGTTGTGAACCCGTTACCTTTTGATGGCTTGCGGGATAGATGCGATATTGTCATCGCCGTTGATGTCGTCGGCGCCCCGATTCCACGCCCAAACAGCGACGACATTAACATGCTGGACAGTCTCTTCGGCTCCTCACAGATCCTTATGCAAACGATCACAAAGCAAAAACTCAAGTTGGATCAGCCAGATATACTGGTTCGCCCACCGCACGACACCGTCCGTGTGCTTGATTTCTTGAAAGCCGATCGCATTCTGAACAAGGCGGAGCCATTGCGAGATCAAACAAAGGAACAACTGTCAGCACTGACAAAAGAAACAGCGCTCGTTACTTGAGAGCAACATGAGCATATTTAACAAGAACGATCACTCTTGTTATCACAATTACTTTATTTAATAGTTCATTAATAAAACGCATAAATACTTTTCCTATCTTATTAGGAGAAGGTCTATGCGGCCAGTTGGTTCTACAGATTTGGAAGACTGCCCTGTTTCCGAAGATTTGCTGAAGCGATTGCTCGAAGCAACGCTGAGTGCAGTCTCCGACGTGGGCGATCAGCTGCCGGAGCGCCAACGCGCAGCCCTGGCTGTTTATTGTTATCGTCGGTCACATTTTCGCAAGCTGGGCCTGTCGCTTGCTAGCCATTGCAGCAAGCAAGCCATGATTCTGGAAGCTGGCCATGCCGGCGAGATGATTCACATGCAGGCAACAGATGACAAGAAGGCGCTGGAGATCGAACGGCAATCCACGCCCAAAGGGGGAAAGGCCCCCGTCAGCCTTTACGTGGTTTGAACACTCAGTTCCGGGGCTGGTCCTTCCTCCCACCCGCCCCCACCTCAGGCAACCGCCTTCGCAAATCCGTGCGAACGGTTGCCTTTTCTTTTGGCAGCATCGAGAAAAACGATCAAGTTCTCGCCAAAGCAACACAGATACGTCTCTAGTCGCTTGCCCTGACAGTCCGACCCGCTAACTTAAGGTCATGGCAGTCTTCAGGGAGAGCGCATCATGACCCGGGACGTTCCGGACCTATTTAAGACGTTGGCTCACGGCCTTGGCCAAATCCGCTCGGTTTCGATGCTGATCGGTTGCATTATGGCAGTTGCATTTGTTCAACCAGCAATGGCCATTTGCCAATTGGTTGCAGACGCCCCCTACCGGCAATTGCTCCCTGGTGAAGCGAGGGTCTGGAACGCATCGCTGCAGGCGGGCGAAGTCCAGATTCGCTATATCGGACACTCCACTTTCGAATTGGAAACACCCAAGGGGGTGCGAATTGCGACGGACTACAACGACAGCGTTCGTCCATTTCTGCCACCGACCGTTGCCACGATGAACGGTGCGCACAGCACGCACTATTCGCTCAATCCGGACCCGAGCATCGAGCATCTTCTATATGGCTGGAACCCGGATGGCGGGGCAATGGACCATGACATGACGGTGGAAGATGTCCGGATCCGCAATATCCAGACCAATATACGTGGCTGGGACGGTGAAACCCGACGGCTCGGAAATTCCATCTTTGTTTTTGAGATTGCCGACCTGTGCATTGCCCATCTCGGTCACCTGCACCACAGGCTAACAAAGGAAGACCTGACCAGACTGGGGCAGATAGATATTGTGTTTGCCGCCGTGGACAACACATCGACATTGCGTCTGGACAGTCTCATGGATGTGCTGGAAAGCATCGGTCCGGCCATGGTTATTCCGATGCATTTTCACTTTGCCGGTGCGCTTCAGGCGTTTACCGGGCGCGCCGCAGAAGCCGGGTATGAGATTGTTCGCGCAGAAAATGCCAAACTCATTGTCAGCCGTGCCAGTCTGCCTACCAAACCAACCGCATACATCATGATGCCTGGCGGCGCGTGAGTTAGGGCGCATAGCGCAGAAAGAGAACCTGACTGTCCCCGGCTTGCCGTCGATCAACTTCGGCAAAGCCTTCGGGTGTTTCAATGTCGGCACTTGCCCGCTCTTCCAGTACACAGACTGCGTCCGGCTTGAGCCAGCCTCCGGAACCAGCTGACTGCAGTGCCTTTTCACCGAGGCCCTTGTCATAAGGCGGATCGGCAAAGAGAATGTCGAACGGTTCGATCGTACCAGGTTCGCCCAGGCGGGTTGCGTCCCGTCGGAAGATTTTCGCAGCTCCGTTTAGCCCCAGACTTTCCATGTTGCGCCGGATCACTCCGCGCGCTTCAGCCCCCTCTTCTATGAAGGTGCAATGGCGCGCTCCTCTGCTGATGGCTTCAAAGCCGAGCGCTCCGGTTCCGGCAAACAAGTCCAGAACGCGCGCGCCTTCGAATTCCATTCCCAAGCCGTGCGCGAGAATGTTGAAGATCGTCTCGCGCAGTCTGTCGCTTGTCGGACGGGTTCCCTGAGATTTAGGCGCCGCAATCGCGGCGCCCTTGAAGCGCCCTGCGACTATTCTCACGAACGGTCTCCGCGACGCGGTCCCCGACCGCCCTTGGGCGGGCCACGCCGCTCCTCTTTTTCGCGCGTGCTTCGACTTTCCTGCTGCTTGTCGTCAACGAGGCCATCCTCACTCCAAATCCGACGCTGAGGTGGGCTGCGTCGCTCTTGGTCCATGTCCTTGCGGGCCCTGGGTGCTGAAGTCATGCGGAAACGGGAACGGGGAGACACCTTTTCCTGACGCTGACCGCTGTTCTTGCGCGGCGCCTTACCCTGTTTGCGATCCGCACGTTCGCTCTTGGCAGCCTTTTTCCGGTCTGTTTCTGTTTTGCCTTCACGCGCCGTCAGCCACTTGCCCTGGCCTTCTTCGCGTCGGCCGCCGGATTTGCGGTCGTCTCTGCCACCGCCAGACCGTTTTGTGGCCGACGTCTTTTCAGCTTCCTGTTTGGGTGTATGAAAGATCGGTGCGTCGAAGTCTGCTCCAGCCTCTTCGGCCAAGGCCTCGCCAAGCTGATCCCGCAATACGCGCCCGCGAATTTCGCGAACATCATTTTCCGGCAGATCCATGAGCTGAAACGGTCCATAGGACACGCGGATCAGTCGGTTCACGGCAAGACCGAGATGTTCAAGCACACGCTTCACCTCCCGGTTCTTTCCTTCCCGCAAGCTGACGGTCATCCAGACGTTTCCGCCCTGCTCCTTGTCAAGCACAGCTTCGATCGCACCGTAAAGAACACCATCGATAGCAACACCGTCCTGCAACCCATTCAGATCGGCCTGCGTGACTTTGCCAAAGGCACGAACACGGTACCGTCTCAACCAACCGGTGGCAGGGAGTTCAAGAACCCTCGCGAGCCCGCCGTCATTGGTTAAGAGCAACAGACCTTCCGTGTTGATGTCGAGCCGCCCAACTGTCAGCACACGAGGCAGATCGTCCGGCAACCTGTCGAAGACAGTAGGGCGCCCCTCAGGGTCCTTGTTCGTCGTCACAAGGCCACGCGGCTTGTGATAAAGCCAAAGCCTTGTTCTTTCCCGGGTCGGTAGAGCTGTTCCGTCCACAAGGACCTTGTCGTCCGGCGTCACCGTGACTGCCGGTGTGGTGAGAACCTGACCGTTCAGTTCAACCCGGCCGTTGGCAATCCAGGTTTCTGCTTCGCGGCGCGAACACAGGCCTGCGCGCGCCATAACCTTGGCAATCCGCTCGCCTCGAGAGCCGGTTTCGTCGGTCGTGCTGCGCGACGCAGGCATAGCCGCGCTTTTCTTTGGGCCGTCTTTCTTCGCACCTTGTGGCCCACGCCGTTTTGAAGGTGCACGATTGTCGCGCGCTCGCGGGTTCACCGAACCGGGGCGCTTGGGGGGAGTTTTTCTTGTCGTCATGGCCGCGTCATAGCAGAGCTTTGCCTTTTCTGAAATCGCTTGTTGCATTCACAGGCTGCAAAGGCGCTGACACCCAGACGCATAGCTCGGTCGAAAAGAAGAAATTACGGGGCTGACTGTATCGGCTTTTGCGATTAAACACGAACTTTCTTCGCCTCTCCAAAAGGGCCCTGAGACAATAAATGACCAGCGGTCAGCACTCCCAACGTGACAAGACATTCATGGATCTTGCGCTTGAAGAGGCGGAAAAAGCCTCCAGCCGCGGGGAAGTGCCTGTGGGCGCCGTTCTGGTCAGAGGAACCAGTATCCTCGCGCGGGACGGCAACCGAACCCTTGAACTCAACGACCCCACGGCGCACGCCGAAGTTCTGGTCATCCGCAAAGCCTGTGCATTGCTGAATTCACAGCGACTACCTGATTGCGATCTGTACGTGACGCTGGAACCCTGTACCATGTGTGCAGGCGCTATCTCGTTTGCCCGTATACGAAGGCTCTACTACGGCGCTGGCGACGAGAAAGGTGGCGCGGTTGATCATGGCGCTCGTTTCTTCGATCAGCCGACCTGCCATCATGCTCCCGATACCTATTCCGGTATAGGCGAGGTTCAGGCAGCGAAACTCCTGAGAGCTTTCTTCAACTCAAGGCGTCGAAACTGATGCGCACCGGTCTTGCCGGTACGGAGGATCTATTCTTCGGCTTTGGTCTTCTCCCAGGCATCAAGAACCGCCGGCCACAGACCTTGTGACCAGAGATTGTTGTGGGCCGCACCGTCGAAGATCAGGATCTCTTTGGGATCTGCAGCGCGTTCAAACAACCGTTTTCCGTGTTCAACGGGAATCACGAAATCTTCCGTGCCGTGGACGATCAGGATCGGCGCCCGGACATTTCCAATACGCTCGCGTGTCGGCATCTGGTCGATCATGAGCAGCCCGACGGGCAACCAGGGATATTGTTCGTATGCCCTGTCGACCAACGCCGTATATGGCGCTTCAAGGACAAGCAAATCTGTGTCCGGCTGATCTGCAGCTATCGCGGTTGCAACGCCTGTACCCATACTCTCGCCATGGATGATGATCCGATCCGTAAGACCTGCCACGGCTTGGAAGTGTTCCCGGCCATCTGAAATCAAATCAACTTCCGTCGGGCTGCCTTCGCTGCCTGCATAGCCTCTATAACTGGGCGCGTAGAGCCCGAAGCCACTGTCGAGGATCTGTTTGAAGCGAGATGCGCGCGTGGACACGTTTCCGGAATTGCCGTGAAAATAAAGAACCGTCGGAGCACCTTCGACCGCTGGCGCAGCAGACCAGACGCTGATTTGTGTGCCGTCTGCCATGGTCACAGTTTCAACTGCTACCTGGTCAAGCCCGGCCTCCGCGGGGTCAGACAACTCTCCCGTCGGTACAAACAGAAAGCTGCGCTGGTTCAGATACATGAAGCCTGCTGCCATCGTGTACGCAATCGCCACGACGACAGTCAGATTGACCAACAGCTTGCGGACACGTTTTCCCGAACCGGATGGTGTTGCCCTGGCATTCAGGGCCGGATCGTTTTCAGCTTCGGACATGCACGTATCTCAAATCAGTTTCCGGAATTCTCATTTGGGTTTTGTTGCCGGCGTCGGCATCGCGGTCACTTGCGGCCGAAGAGTTTCTCAATATCCGTGAGTTTCAACTCAACCCAGGTTGGCCGACCATGGTTGCATTGCCCGGATAGCGGCGTTGCTTCCATGTCCCGCAACAAGGCATCCATTTCCTCTGCACGCATCCGCCGACCGGCGCGAACGGAGCCATGGCAGGCCATCGTGGCGGCAACATGGTCAAGTTTGTCCCTCAGACCATCTGCCGTGTCCCATTCGGCAAGTTCGTCAGCAAGATTGCGGACCATACCTTGAATATCCATGTCGCCGAGCATCGCCGGCGTTTCTCTGACGGCGATAGCACCAGGACCGAATGCCTCAAGCGACAGGCCTACGGCCTCCAGATCGTCGGCACGCTCGGCGAGCCGGGCCGCGTCTTCTTCAGGCAATTCGACGATTTCAGGGATCAGAAGCATTTGCCGTGCAACACTTTTCTTCGCCAGCGCTTCTTTCAAACGTTCATAAACAAGGCGCTCATGAGCGGCATGCTGATCCACGATGACAACCCCATCACCTGTCTGGGCAATGATGTAGGTTTCGTGGACCTGTGCCCTTGCGGCTCCGAGGGGCAGCAAAGTCTTTTCCGTTTCCACCGGTATTTCGTGGGCTCTGGCGTCCGCAGAAGGCGTCGCAAGCCCCGCGAACCCGTCCTGTCCGGGTGTTTGGAAAGCTCTTTGGGCACTTTCAGAAAATTCGGAAATCGGCCCCTCATTTTCCTCAAGTGGCCGAAAGGCCTCCGGGTTCCAGTGGGCTGCTGCAGTTGCACGAGCAAATCCGCTACCCCGCCCGGCATATGCAGTATCTGTTGCTCCTCCCGCTGGCGAAGCGGCAAATCCATACCCAGCCTGAGGGTCGCCATGAGATCTGATTGCGTCCAGGGCAATCGCTGCATTTGAGGTCGAAGCACGGTGGCCGGCATCAACCAGTGCGCGCTTTATGGCACCAACCAGCAGTCCTCGCACCAATTGCGCATCCCTGAACCTGACATCCGCCTTTGCGGGGTGAACATTGACGTCTACCTGACCGGGATCGAGTTCAATAAACAGGACGACAACCGGATGCCGGTCACGCGCCAGAACATCTGCATAGGCACCGCGCAGGCCCGACAACAACAGTTTGTCCTTTACCGGTCTGCCGTTCACAAAAAAGAACTGATGCTGGGCATTGCCCCGGTGATGTGTCGGAAGCCCGGCAAACCCCGACAACCTGACGCCTTCCCGCTCAGCGTCGATTTCCATGGCATTGTCGACAAACTCCGGGCCGAGAATTTGAGCAATTCGAGCAAGGTGCGGCTCATCTCCTCGAGCTGCCGGCCAGCTTTGCGCCTGGCGATCTGCTCCTGAAAGTGAAAACCCTACAGTTGGATAAGCCAGGGCGATGCGTTTAACGATCTCGGTGATCGCTGCCGCCTCGGCACGATCGGATTTCAAAAACTTCAAGCGTGCAGGTGTCGCAAAGAACAGATCGCGCACCTCAACCTGGGTGCCCTTGGCTCTGGCGGCGGGAACAATCGGCTGATGCCTGCCACCTTCAACCGCGATGGCCCATGCATGATCTTCCGTTTCGTGGCGTGTCTGAATGGCAAGGCGAGCGACGGACCCGATCGAGGGCAATGCTTCGCCACGAAACCCGAGCGTGCGAATATCGAAGAGGTCATCATCCGAAATCTTGGAAGTGCAGTGCCGGCGAACAGCCAGTTCCAGGTCGTCGCGGTTCATCCCAAGTCCATCGTCAGCCACACGCATCAGGGTCTTGCCGCCGGCAGCCGTGACAATCTCGATGTTCCCGGCTCCGGCATCGACCGCGTTTTCGACCAGCTCCTTGATGACGCTGGCCGGACGCTCAATCACTTCCCCGGCGGCGATCTGGTTGATCACCTGTTCGCCAAGTTGCCTGACCTTCATGAAACTCCCTTTACTCGGTTTCTTACCGCGCTGCGATCCTATATGGTCCGCGCCGAGTTTGCCTCGATTCTTTCATCAGCTTATCAGACACACCGTGATCCGAGTGACCCGCCATGACCGTTTCTGCACCGCTTCTTGTTGACGGGCTCCGCGCCCTTGCCCCTTCCTATAAGGGCATCTTGTGTGACGTCTGGGGCGTTTTGCACAACGGGGTCGCCGCCTTTGAAGATGCCCACAAGGCGCTGCGAAAATACAGGGACGAAACCGGCGGCAAGGTCGTGCTGATAACCAACGCTCCGCGTCCTGCCAAACAGGTTGGTGAAATGCTCGCCAGTCTCGGCGTGCCGGAAGAGGCCTATGACGGCATTGTCACTTCAGGCGACGTCACGCGCAGTGTTCTGGAAGCACAAGGTACAAAAACGCTGTTACACATCGGCCCCAATCGGGACCAGCCTCTTTACTGGAACCTGGAAGCGACCTTCACGCAAAATGACGACGAGGCAGACGCTATCAGCTGCACCGGTCTGACGGATGATGAAACGGAAACACCGGATGATTATCGCGACCGTTTGCAGAAACTGGTCGACCGCAAGCTGCCGATGATCTGCGCCAATCCGGACATCGTTGTTGAGCGCGGCGACCGTCTGGTGTGGTGCGCCGGCGCTCTGGCAAGGCTTTACGAAGACCTTGGCGGTGAGGTTGCCATACTCGGCAAGCCTCACGGTCCGATCTACAAGGCAGCACTGGATCGGCTTTCGGAGCTCGCCGGCACGACGATCGCAAAGGAAGACGTCCTTGCAGTCGGTGACGGTTTGCCGACCGATATTCGCGGTGCAGTTTCGCAGGACATTGATGTGCTGTTCATAACTGCCGGTATTCACGCTTCGGATTTCGGCCCAAGCGATGATCCCGAGGAACACCTGATCCGCCGCCGTCTGACCGAAGAAGGTTTACGTGCCCGGGCTGCCCTTCCGCGCTTGTGGTGGTAAGCGGCAAACCGGACCCAATCGCCGGTCTGCATTTTGAAATGTCGGGGAAGGTTTTCAACACTCTTGCTGCCTACCGATGATAGCTCACTTGAAAAGAGCAACAGTCGACTGGCTTCCACAAAGTCTTTTTTGACGGACTTGAAACGAAAAAGGCTCTCACATGGAGAGCCTTTTTGAGAATTCTTTTTAAGCTTCGATCAGTCGAAGAGCTTATCGATATCTGCCTGCGCATCGCCTAGCATGGCGTCGATGTCGTCCTGAGACACACCTTGGCCATCGTGTTGCGGTCCGTGCAGGATCAACTCCCGCTGGCGGCGTTCTTCGTCTGTCTCGACCAGCTCGGCATCCAAATCTTCCGGAAGACGCAAGTGCTCGATGAAAGAGCTCACCCGTTCGTCAATGTAACGGAGCGTTGACACGACCTTTGAAATTCGCTGGCCTGTAATATCCTGGAAAGTACATGCCTCGAAGATCCCGATCATCTTGTTGGAGACGAGCTCCTGATAGGCTTCAGGATCGCTGGTGTCAGCAGACATGATGTCTTCTGCAGCTTCCATGATGGAGTTGGTGGCCTCTTCCGTAGCCTCAACAATCGCATCAAGTTCACGTCCGGCATCCGGGATCTTGTTGCCGGTCATGTCATTGGCACGCAATTGGGAGATTTCCTCCTTCATGCGCTTAATTTCCCTCGCGATCATCGTCAGCTCGTCAGTGACCGCCGGCTGAACAGTCTCGAGGTAATCATGCATCGAACCGGACATCATCTCAGCAAGATGCATGACATCTGTCAGGGAAACTTCACTTTCCCGGTTTTTGTTTTCCTGCAGGAAATCGATTACGCGGGCGATATTTTCTTGTTTCATTTTTTCGCGCCTTTCTTTCACGGCATCATTCGATGCGCGGAGCCCCCCAAAGGCCCGCTCGTCCGACAGGGTGCGGCATGTCACGCCCGATCCACCTGCCCAGCGGATCGAGATGTGCCACAACCATCGGCTGGCACTGGCGGAGACGCACCATGGAAGCGCTTACCCCGCCATATGCGAGAGATTATTCCGAGAAAACGGCTTCGATCTTGCCTTTCAACGTCTGCGCGTTGAACGGCTTCACGATGTAGTTGTTCACACCGGCTTTTTTGGCGGCAATGACGTTCTCGGTTTTGGATTCCGCTGTCACCATAATAAACGGTGTTTTGCTGAGACCGCTATCGGCACGAACCTGCTTGAGCAGTTCGTAGCCAGTCATCGGCTCCATATTCCAGTCGGAAATCACCAGGCCGTAACGGCGCTGTTTCATTTTTTCCAATGCTTCGGTACCGTCCGCGGCATCGTCGATGTCTTCGAAGCCAAGCTGCTTGAGCAGGTTCCGAATGATGCGAATCATGGTCTTATAATCATCGACCACGAGGACCGGCATCTGAAGATCAAGGGCCATTGTCTACTCCATACTGTCAATTTGCGCGGCCCCTGGCCGTGGGCCGGTGGATACGCGTTATGACTTTGAAGGAGAGTGACACATTCATCTGTGTCCTCACCTCCCCACACTCCAAGCAATCTAGACGCTGCCCCTGAAAAGACCGTTAATAACGCAGGTTTTTTTTCTCAGCCCAAAGCATAATTGCCAGAAAACCTTGGCCAGCCTAGCGTCCTGCCAACATAAAAAACTTGAATTCGAGGCGGAAACCCAATGTTGGAACTGCAAAAACTCTGTTTTGAAGATCTCAAGACCGGGATGAGCGAAGAACTTGTTAAACATGTCAGTTCTTCCGATGTTGTCGGTTTCGCCGAAGTATCCGGCGATAGAAATCCAATTCATCTTTCCGAAC belongs to Roseibium porphyridii and includes:
- a CDS encoding patatin-like phospholipase family protein; the protein is MQSDTSHPKIGLALGGGGARGLAHIPVLEALDDLGLRPTQIAGTSIGAIMGAAYASGRSGEQIREITLKTFSDRNAVLSRLWQLRPKKFADMFRSGPVQFDPERVLEVFISEFLPGTFEDLDIPLRLIATDFFGCREVDFDSGPLLPAIAASIAIPAVFRPVRHNGRHLIDGGVVNPLPFDGLRDRCDIVIAVDVVGAPIPRPNSDDINMLDSLFGSSQILMQTITKQKLKLDQPDILVRPPHDTVRVLDFLKADRILNKAEPLRDQTKEQLSALTKETALVT
- the mutL gene encoding DNA mismatch repair endonuclease MutL, which codes for MKVRQLGEQVINQIAAGEVIERPASVIKELVENAVDAGAGNIEIVTAAGGKTLMRVADDGLGMNRDDLELAVRRHCTSKISDDDLFDIRTLGFRGEALPSIGSVARLAIQTRHETEDHAWAIAVEGGRHQPIVPAARAKGTQVEVRDLFFATPARLKFLKSDRAEAAAITEIVKRIALAYPTVGFSLSGADRQAQSWPAARGDEPHLARIAQILGPEFVDNAMEIDAEREGVRLSGFAGLPTHHRGNAQHQFFFVNGRPVKDKLLLSGLRGAYADVLARDRHPVVVLFIELDPGQVDVNVHPAKADVRFRDAQLVRGLLVGAIKRALVDAGHRASTSNAAIALDAIRSHGDPQAGYGFAASPAGGATDTAYAGRGSGFARATAAAHWNPEAFRPLEENEGPISEFSESAQRAFQTPGQDGFAGLATPSADARAHEIPVETEKTLLPLGAARAQVHETYIIAQTGDGVVIVDQHAAHERLVYERLKEALAKKSVARQMLLIPEIVELPEEDAARLAERADDLEAVGLSLEAFGPGAIAVRETPAMLGDMDIQGMVRNLADELAEWDTADGLRDKLDHVAATMACHGSVRAGRRMRAEEMDALLRDMEATPLSGQCNHGRPTWVELKLTDIEKLFGRK
- a CDS encoding response regulator produces the protein MALDLQMPVLVVDDYKTMIRIIRNLLKQLGFEDIDDAADGTEALEKMKQRRYGLVISDWNMEPMTGYELLKQVRADSGLSKTPFIMVTAESKTENVIAAKKAGVNNYIVKPFNAQTLKGKIEAVFSE
- a CDS encoding pseudouridine synthase, whose translation is MQQAISEKAKLCYDAAMTTRKTPPKRPGSVNPRARDNRAPSKRRGPQGAKKDGPKKSAAMPASRSTTDETGSRGERIAKVMARAGLCSRREAETWIANGRVELNGQVLTTPAVTVTPDDKVLVDGTALPTRERTRLWLYHKPRGLVTTNKDPEGRPTVFDRLPDDLPRVLTVGRLDINTEGLLLLTNDGGLARVLELPATGWLRRYRVRAFGKVTQADLNGLQDGVAIDGVLYGAIEAVLDKEQGGNVWMTVSLREGKNREVKRVLEHLGLAVNRLIRVSYGPFQLMDLPENDVREIRGRVLRDQLGEALAEEAGADFDAPIFHTPKQEAEKTSATKRSGGGRDDRKSGGRREEGQGKWLTAREGKTETDRKKAAKSERADRKQGKAPRKNSGQRQEKVSPRSRFRMTSAPRARKDMDQERRSPPQRRIWSEDGLVDDKQQESRSTREKEERRGPPKGGRGPRRGDRS
- a CDS encoding TIGR01459 family HAD-type hydrolase, which produces MTVSAPLLVDGLRALAPSYKGILCDVWGVLHNGVAAFEDAHKALRKYRDETGGKVVLITNAPRPAKQVGEMLASLGVPEEAYDGIVTSGDVTRSVLEAQGTKTLLHIGPNRDQPLYWNLEATFTQNDDEADAISCTGLTDDETETPDDYRDRLQKLVDRKLPMICANPDIVVERGDRLVWCAGALARLYEDLGGEVAILGKPHGPIYKAALDRLSELAGTTIAKEDVLAVGDGLPTDIRGAVSQDIDVLFITAGIHASDFGPSDDPEEHLIRRRLTEEGLRARAALPRLWW
- a CDS encoding nucleoside deaminase, producing MTSGQHSQRDKTFMDLALEEAEKASSRGEVPVGAVLVRGTSILARDGNRTLELNDPTAHAEVLVIRKACALLNSQRLPDCDLYVTLEPCTMCAGAISFARIRRLYYGAGDEKGGAVDHGARFFDQPTCHHAPDTYSGIGEVQAAKLLRAFFNSRRRN
- a CDS encoding chemotaxis protein; the protein is MKQENIARVIDFLQENKNRESEVSLTDVMHLAEMMSGSMHDYLETVQPAVTDELTMIAREIKRMKEEISQLRANDMTGNKIPDAGRELDAIVEATEEATNSIMEAAEDIMSADTSDPEAYQELVSNKMIGIFEACTFQDITGQRISKVVSTLRYIDERVSSFIEHLRLPEDLDAELVETDEERRQRELILHGPQHDGQGVSQDDIDAMLGDAQADIDKLFD
- a CDS encoding MBL fold metallo-hydrolase, which codes for MTRDVPDLFKTLAHGLGQIRSVSMLIGCIMAVAFVQPAMAICQLVADAPYRQLLPGEARVWNASLQAGEVQIRYIGHSTFELETPKGVRIATDYNDSVRPFLPPTVATMNGAHSTHYSLNPDPSIEHLLYGWNPDGGAMDHDMTVEDVRIRNIQTNIRGWDGETRRLGNSIFVFEIADLCIAHLGHLHHRLTKEDLTRLGQIDIVFAAVDNTSTLRLDSLMDVLESIGPAMVIPMHFHFAGALQAFTGRAAEAGYEIVRAENAKLIVSRASLPTKPTAYIMMPGGA
- a CDS encoding alpha/beta hydrolase yields the protein MSEAENDPALNARATPSGSGKRVRKLLVNLTVVVAIAYTMAAGFMYLNQRSFLFVPTGELSDPAEAGLDQVAVETVTMADGTQISVWSAAPAVEGAPTVLYFHGNSGNVSTRASRFKQILDSGFGLYAPSYRGYAGSEGSPTEVDLISDGREHFQAVAGLTDRIIIHGESMGTGVATAIAADQPDTDLLVLEAPYTALVDRAYEQYPWLPVGLLMIDQMPTRERIGNVRAPILIVHGTEDFVIPVEHGKRLFERAADPKEILIFDGAAHNNLWSQGLWPAVLDAWEKTKAEE
- the rsmD gene encoding 16S rRNA (guanine(966)-N(2))-methyltransferase RsmD — encoded protein: MRIVAGRFKGAAIAAPKSQGTRPTSDRLRETIFNILAHGLGMEFEGARVLDLFAGTGALGFEAISRGARHCTFIEEGAEARGVIRRNMESLGLNGAAKIFRRDATRLGEPGTIEPFDILFADPPYDKGLGEKALQSAGSGGWLKPDAVCVLEERASADIETPEGFAEVDRRQAGDSQVLFLRYAP